Proteins encoded within one genomic window of Thermococcus celer Vu 13 = JCM 8558:
- a CDS encoding proteasome assembly chaperone family protein, whose translation MKESVIYVYERPELRDPVFIEGLPGIGLVGKLAAEHLIQELNAVKFADLYSPHFMHQVLIKKNSVVELMKNEFYYWRNPDENGRDIVIITGDQQVAPTDSPGHFEVVGKMLDFVNEFGVREIITMGGYQVPELQGEPRVLAAVTHEELVDYYKKKLEGCQVEVIWREDEGGAIVGAAGLLLGMGKLRSMYGVSLLGESLGYIVDAKAAKSVLLAVTKILDLELDMTALEERARETEEILRKVQEMQRAMLEQGMPSTPEEEDRGYL comes from the coding sequence ATGAAGGAGTCCGTTATCTACGTGTATGAGAGGCCCGAACTCAGGGACCCCGTCTTCATAGAGGGTCTCCCCGGGATCGGCCTCGTTGGAAAGCTGGCCGCCGAGCACCTCATCCAGGAGCTCAACGCCGTTAAGTTCGCCGACCTCTACTCGCCGCACTTCATGCACCAGGTCCTCATAAAGAAGAACTCCGTCGTGGAGCTCATGAAGAACGAGTTCTACTACTGGAGGAACCCGGACGAGAACGGCAGGGACATCGTAATCATCACCGGGGACCAGCAGGTTGCACCGACCGACAGCCCCGGCCACTTCGAGGTCGTTGGGAAGATGCTCGACTTCGTCAACGAGTTCGGCGTCCGCGAGATAATCACCATGGGCGGCTACCAGGTACCCGAGCTCCAGGGGGAGCCGAGGGTTCTCGCCGCCGTAACCCACGAGGAGCTGGTCGATTACTACAAGAAGAAACTCGAGGGTTGCCAGGTTGAGGTTATATGGCGCGAGGACGAGGGGGGCGCGATAGTCGGTGCCGCGGGTCTGCTCCTCGGCATGGGCAAGCTCCGCTCGATGTACGGGGTAAGCCTCCTCGGCGAGAGCCTTGGCTACATCGTCGACGCGAAGGCCGCGAAGTCAGTCCTCCTTGCGGTGACGAAGATCCTCGATCTCGAGCTCGACATGACCGCCCTCGAGGAGCGCGCCAGGGAGACGGAGGAGATACTCCGGAAGGTTCAGGAGATGCAGAGGGCCATGCTGGAGCAAGGGATGCCCTCCACCCCCGAGGAGGAGGACAGGGGCTACCTCTGA
- a CDS encoding lipopolysaccharide biosynthesis protein, with product MSYERRVILRHSLASVVALGLTGLGRFLYSAMVARRFGLEELGTANSLLSKAFFIAIPLSFFAVALGKYTSEFLGTRGQDSIRSMTLPSFLLPLTGLFLLPVNAYLGIIAALRGVQLTLRSFLYGMHRGEHYAYIITLSFAGFLVGFLFQNVFAPYLLFFGLIALFAAGYLVKFNLIGMPRGEEMRLLVSYSSFAFLGTLSGVFLVQGPYFMGEYLAGPEVAGNVSAILSTAFLLTYLPQVLQSAMMPLFSYEYGRNEKNYVKLMAEETTSLLILIIAVVVFPLMFPGREILSATFGFDVGPAFYLGLMAVEVYIAYNPSIVALNATAYVRRGTLVALLGASTALASWFYLIPAFGAMGVMMGLMFGYGVILVGVAHYARILLGVSPRPYVSLAVALFLQSLAFLSRYAPLVGLPLFLLYNRREVREGISLLRSFRGRGP from the coding sequence ATGAGCTACGAGCGTCGGGTCATTCTGCGTCATTCACTGGCATCGGTGGTTGCCCTGGGTCTCACCGGCCTCGGCAGATTTTTGTACAGTGCAATGGTGGCAAGGCGTTTTGGCCTCGAGGAGCTGGGTACCGCTAACTCCCTCCTCTCAAAGGCCTTCTTCATAGCCATACCGTTGAGCTTCTTTGCCGTGGCCCTCGGTAAGTACACCTCCGAATTTCTGGGAACCAGGGGTCAGGACTCAATACGCTCCATGACCCTTCCCTCGTTTCTCCTCCCCCTAACGGGTCTTTTCCTGCTTCCGGTTAACGCGTACCTGGGGATCATCGCAGCCCTCCGGGGAGTTCAGCTGACCCTCAGGAGTTTCCTCTACGGTATGCACAGGGGGGAACACTACGCGTACATAATAACTCTATCCTTCGCGGGGTTCCTGGTGGGATTTTTATTCCAGAACGTCTTTGCGCCATATCTACTTTTCTTTGGGCTGATAGCCCTTTTTGCCGCCGGGTATCTGGTGAAGTTCAACCTGATCGGGATGCCCCGGGGCGAGGAGATGAGGCTCCTCGTCTCGTATTCATCCTTCGCTTTCCTCGGCACCCTCTCGGGGGTCTTTCTGGTACAGGGACCCTATTTCATGGGCGAGTACCTCGCCGGCCCGGAGGTTGCTGGGAATGTATCGGCGATACTCTCAACGGCGTTTCTCCTGACGTACCTCCCCCAGGTCCTCCAATCGGCCATGATGCCCCTCTTCTCCTACGAGTACGGACGGAACGAGAAAAACTACGTTAAACTTATGGCCGAGGAGACGACGTCCCTTCTGATACTGATCATCGCCGTTGTGGTGTTCCCCCTCATGTTCCCGGGCAGGGAGATCCTCTCGGCAACGTTCGGTTTCGACGTTGGTCCGGCCTTTTACCTCGGTCTCATGGCAGTGGAGGTTTACATCGCCTACAACCCGAGTATAGTTGCCCTAAACGCCACCGCGTACGTTAGGAGGGGGACCCTGGTGGCGCTTCTCGGTGCCTCTACGGCCCTCGCTTCGTGGTTTTACCTCATACCCGCCTTTGGAGCGATGGGCGTGATGATGGGCCTGATGTTCGGTTACGGCGTCATACTCGTGGGTGTTGCCCACTACGCACGGATACTCCTTGGGGTGTCCCCCAGGCCATACGTTTCGCTGGCCGTCGCGCTGTTCCTCCAGTCCCTCGCCTTCCTTTCAAGGTACGCCCCCTTGGTGGGCCTTCCGCTGTTCCTTCTTTACAATAGAAGGGAGGTGAGGGAAGGGATAAGCCTGCTCAGATCTTTCCGCGGTAGAGGACCTTAA
- a CDS encoding ferritin family protein, protein MKRVEIREKVRESHHKKRMDTFSALFPGEQPPKVPFDSWGTIFEEREYKLRSVKDYLDILEIAMKAEMLAKEIYTYLGKITANVEYKRIFLEIAEDEGEHYAFVENEYKVHSKIKARKSLQELVEELEKDKNAHSAGA, encoded by the coding sequence ATGAAAAGGGTGGAGATTAGAGAAAAAGTAAGGGAATCACACCACAAGAAGCGTATGGATACATTTAGCGCTCTCTTCCCGGGAGAACAGCCCCCAAAGGTTCCCTTCGATAGTTGGGGGACAATATTTGAGGAAAGGGAGTACAAGTTAAGGAGCGTGAAAGACTACCTTGATATTCTCGAAATCGCGATGAAGGCAGAAATGCTTGCGAAGGAAATTTACACTTATCTGGGGAAAATTACTGCCAACGTTGAATATAAACGCATCTTTCTCGAGATTGCAGAGGATGAAGGAGAGCATTACGCATTCGTTGAAAATGAGTACAAAGTCCATTCAAAAATAAAGGCTCGGAAAAGTTTGCAGGAGCTCGTAGAGGAATTGGAAAAAGATAAAAACGCTCACTCCGCCGGGGCATAG
- a CDS encoding lysine exporter LysO family protein, whose translation MRFILYVLFALIVGALVGHLYSPGFGNLYELVLYLLILIIGIDLGQNFRLKEIRRMGRLAIKLPLATLTGSLLGGLLASLLLGIGLRWGLAVAAGCGWYSLTGPLIAQYSAVYGTLGFLANLTREMFTVLLYPLAIKRVGKEAAVSMGGATTMDTTLPLMTKFGGSEVALIAFVHGFVLTALVPFVVPFILGF comes from the coding sequence ATGAGGTTCATTCTCTACGTCCTGTTCGCACTGATCGTGGGGGCCCTCGTGGGGCACCTGTACTCCCCGGGGTTCGGCAACCTCTACGAGCTCGTGCTCTACCTGCTGATACTGATAATCGGAATCGACCTCGGGCAGAACTTCAGGCTAAAGGAGATCAGGCGGATGGGGAGGCTGGCCATAAAACTGCCCCTCGCCACCCTTACCGGGTCTCTCCTCGGCGGTCTCCTCGCTTCCCTGCTCCTCGGGATAGGACTCAGATGGGGCCTGGCGGTTGCGGCCGGTTGTGGCTGGTACTCCCTCACGGGACCCCTGATAGCTCAGTACTCGGCAGTCTACGGCACCCTGGGTTTCCTCGCCAACCTGACGAGGGAGATGTTCACGGTTCTCCTGTATCCCCTCGCTATCAAGAGGGTTGGAAAAGAGGCGGCGGTTTCAATGGGGGGCGCTACAACCATGGACACGACACTCCCCCTAATGACGAAGTTCGGGGGGAGCGAGGTTGCGCTGATAGCTTTCGTCCACGGCTTCGTTCTCACCGCACTGGTGCCGTTTGTGGTTCCGTTCATACTGGGTTTCTGA
- a CDS encoding 30S ribosomal protein S27e produces the protein MALPKNLIPMPKSRFLRVKCIDCGNEQIVFSNPSTTVRCLVCGATLVEPTGGKGILKAKVLEVLE, from the coding sequence ATGGCGCTCCCGAAGAACCTCATCCCGATGCCGAAGAGCCGCTTCCTCAGGGTGAAGTGCATCGACTGCGGCAACGAGCAGATAGTCTTCAGCAATCCGTCGACCACCGTCAGGTGCCTCGTCTGCGGCGCGACCCTCGTCGAGCCGACCGGCGGAAAGGGCATCCTCAAGGCCAAGGTTCTCGAGGTTCTCGAGTGA
- a CDS encoding RNA-protein complex protein Nop10, protein MRFRIRKCPECGRYTLKEVCPVCGAKTKVAHPPRFSPEDPYGEYRRRLKREELGIARRG, encoded by the coding sequence ATGAGGTTCCGCATAAGGAAGTGCCCCGAATGCGGAAGGTACACCCTCAAGGAGGTCTGTCCGGTCTGCGGTGCTAAAACCAAGGTGGCCCATCCGCCGCGCTTCTCGCCGGAGGATCCCTACGGGGAGTACAGGAGGCGGCTGAAGCGCGAGGAGCTGGGTATAGCTCGGAGGGGTTGA
- the rplM gene encoding 50S ribosomal protein L13 produces the protein MRIINAEGLILGRLASKVARMLLEGEEVVIVNADKAIITGNREDVFAKYKQRTELRTRTNPRRGPFYPKRSDEIVRRTIRGMLPWKTDRGRKAFRRLRVYAGLPREFEGKELETIIEAHMSRLATPKYVTVGEVAKFLGGKF, from the coding sequence ATGAGGATAATTAACGCTGAAGGACTCATACTCGGAAGACTCGCCTCGAAGGTCGCCAGGATGCTCCTCGAGGGCGAGGAGGTGGTCATAGTCAACGCCGACAAGGCCATCATCACCGGCAACAGGGAGGACGTCTTTGCAAAGTACAAGCAGAGGACCGAGCTGAGAACCAGAACCAACCCGAGAAGGGGCCCGTTCTATCCCAAGAGGAGCGACGAGATAGTCAGGAGAACCATCAGGGGAATGCTCCCATGGAAGACCGACCGCGGCAGGAAGGCCTTCAGGAGGCTCAGGGTTTACGCCGGCCTTCCAAGGGAGTTCGAGGGCAAAGAACTTGAGACCATAATAGAGGCCCACATGTCGAGGCTTGCAACCCCCAAGTACGTTACCGTTGGCGAGGTCGCCAAGTTCCTGGGTGGAAAGTTCTGA
- a CDS encoding energy-coupling factor ABC transporter permease: MHIPDGLLSAPVIVITYAITVLAVLYASKKLRNFPEERIPLLGLFAAGIFAAQMVNFPIIGGVSGHLLGATLVAIILGPHASVIVMTSVLLIQTLLFGDGGITAIGANILNMGLVGAFVGYGIYSRFRGINETLATSLAAWFSVVLGAALASVEIGLSHSLPFLRVLALMVGYHSIIGIGEAVLTVLIVHAVRAKLPSMEVVPA, encoded by the coding sequence TTGCACATACCGGACGGACTGCTGAGCGCGCCGGTGATAGTTATCACCTACGCGATAACGGTACTGGCGGTTCTCTACGCCTCTAAAAAGCTACGGAACTTTCCGGAGGAGAGGATACCCCTTTTAGGTCTCTTCGCCGCCGGAATCTTCGCGGCCCAGATGGTCAACTTCCCGATAATCGGAGGGGTGAGCGGGCACCTGCTGGGGGCGACGCTGGTCGCGATAATCCTCGGGCCCCACGCATCCGTTATCGTCATGACCTCGGTGCTGTTAATACAGACGCTCCTCTTCGGCGACGGCGGGATAACGGCCATAGGGGCCAACATCCTCAACATGGGGCTCGTGGGGGCTTTTGTGGGCTACGGAATCTACTCAAGGTTCAGGGGGATCAACGAGACCCTGGCCACCTCACTCGCCGCATGGTTCTCCGTCGTCCTGGGCGCTGCCCTCGCGTCCGTTGAAATAGGCCTCAGCCACAGCCTCCCCTTCCTCAGGGTTCTCGCCCTGATGGTCGGCTACCACTCGATAATCGGAATCGGCGAGGCGGTACTCACCGTCCTGATAGTCCACGCCGTAAGGGCAAAGCTCCCGTCGATGGAGGTGGTGCCGGCATGA
- a CDS encoding DNA-directed RNA polymerase subunit K, with protein sequence MFRYTRFEKARIIGARALQIAMGAPLLIDVPEGITPLEAALLEFEKGVIPLTVIRPS encoded by the coding sequence ATGTTCAGGTACACGAGGTTTGAAAAGGCCCGCATTATAGGGGCGAGGGCGCTCCAGATAGCGATGGGCGCACCCCTGCTCATCGACGTCCCGGAAGGAATCACGCCGCTCGAGGCCGCACTGCTTGAGTTTGAGAAGGGAGTGATCCCACTAACCGTAATCAGGCCGAGCTGA
- a CDS encoding 50S ribosomal protein L18e — protein sequence MVKRTGPTDINLRRLIRYLRKKSNEEGVGIWKDVAWRLEKPRRQRAEVNVSRINRYTKEGDTVIVPGSVLGAGKLEHKVTVAAWKFSETARKKILEAGGEVLTIEELVERNPKGSGVTIME from the coding sequence ATGGTCAAGAGAACCGGACCCACTGACATCAACCTGAGGAGGCTCATTCGCTACCTCAGAAAGAAATCGAACGAGGAAGGAGTTGGGATATGGAAAGACGTCGCCTGGCGCCTTGAGAAGCCCAGAAGACAGAGGGCCGAGGTCAACGTTAGCAGGATAAACCGCTACACCAAGGAGGGGGACACGGTTATCGTCCCCGGAAGCGTCCTCGGTGCAGGAAAGCTCGAGCACAAAGTCACCGTCGCCGCCTGGAAGTTCAGCGAAACCGCGAGGAAAAAGATACTTGAGGCCGGTGGGGAGGTCCTCACGATCGAGGAGCTCGTCGAGAGAAACCCGAAGGGTAGTGGAGTAACCATAATGGAGTGA
- a CDS encoding translation initiation factor IF-2 subunit alpha: protein MPRKAKEYPEEGEFVVATVKNIHHYGAFLKLDEYPGKEGFMHISEVASTWVKNIRDYIKEGQKIVAKVIRVDPSKGHIDLSLKRVNQQQRKAKLQEYKRAQKAENLLKMAAEKMGKDFETAWREVWVPLEEEYGEVYAAFEDAAQNGMDVLKGLISDEWIEALKPIIEAYVEIPTVTIDAEFEITVPTSNGIETIKEALIRARDRANEEKEIEVRFSYQGAPRYRIDITAPDYHRAEEVLEEVADEILRVIKEAGGEATLIRKEKRIKKIKRRGQ, encoded by the coding sequence ATGCCGAGGAAAGCCAAGGAGTATCCCGAAGAGGGGGAGTTCGTCGTCGCTACCGTCAAGAACATTCACCATTACGGTGCGTTCCTCAAGCTTGACGAGTACCCCGGAAAGGAGGGGTTCATGCACATAAGCGAGGTGGCCTCGACCTGGGTAAAGAACATCAGGGATTACATCAAGGAGGGCCAGAAGATAGTCGCGAAGGTCATCCGCGTTGACCCGAGCAAGGGCCACATCGACCTAAGCCTGAAGAGGGTGAACCAGCAGCAGAGGAAGGCCAAGCTCCAGGAGTACAAGAGGGCCCAGAAGGCGGAGAACCTGCTCAAGATGGCCGCTGAGAAGATGGGGAAGGACTTCGAGACCGCGTGGAGGGAGGTCTGGGTCCCCCTTGAGGAGGAGTACGGGGAGGTCTACGCCGCCTTCGAGGACGCCGCCCAGAACGGAATGGACGTTCTCAAAGGCCTCATAAGCGATGAGTGGATAGAGGCCCTTAAGCCCATCATAGAGGCCTACGTGGAGATACCCACGGTCACCATCGACGCGGAGTTCGAGATAACCGTTCCAACCTCCAACGGGATCGAGACCATCAAAGAGGCCCTGATAAGGGCGAGGGACCGGGCAAACGAGGAGAAGGAGATAGAGGTCAGGTTCTCCTACCAGGGTGCCCCGAGGTACAGGATCGACATCACCGCCCCGGACTACCACAGGGCCGAGGAGGTTCTCGAGGAGGTAGCCGACGAGATCCTCAGGGTCATAAAGGAAGCCGGTGGCGAAGCGACCCTCATCAGAAAGGAGAAGCGCATCAAGAAGATCAAGAGGAGAGGGCAATGA
- a CDS encoding 50S ribosomal protein L44e: MKYPKKIRTYCPYCKKHTIHKVEKVKKRPRSELSQGQRRFRRIMKGYRGFPRPNPAGREKPVKKLDLRFRCTVCGKAHTRGQGFRVKKFEMVEV, translated from the coding sequence ATGAAGTATCCGAAGAAGATAAGGACCTACTGCCCCTACTGCAAGAAGCACACGATCCACAAGGTCGAGAAGGTCAAGAAGAGACCGAGGAGCGAGCTCAGCCAGGGCCAGAGGCGTTTCAGGAGGATAATGAAGGGTTACCGCGGTTTCCCGAGGCCGAACCCGGCCGGAAGGGAGAAGCCGGTCAAGAAGCTCGACCTCAGGTTCAGGTGCACCGTCTGCGGCAAGGCACACACGAGGGGACAGGGCTTCCGCGTTAAGAAGTTCGAGATGGTGGAGGTGTGA
- a CDS encoding 30S ribosomal protein S9: MKVIQTAGKRKTAIARATIREGKGRVRINHRPVEIIEPEIARFTIMEPLVLAGEEIVKGVDIDVKVEGGGFMGQAEAARVAIARALVEWTNDMNLKEKFMKYDRTMLVGDSRRTEPHKPNRSTKGPRAKRQKSYR; the protein is encoded by the coding sequence ATGAAGGTCATCCAGACCGCCGGTAAGAGAAAGACGGCCATCGCGAGGGCCACCATCAGGGAAGGAAAGGGTCGCGTCAGGATCAACCACAGACCTGTCGAGATCATCGAACCCGAGATAGCGCGCTTCACCATTATGGAGCCGCTCGTCCTCGCAGGGGAGGAGATAGTCAAGGGCGTTGACATAGACGTCAAGGTCGAGGGTGGGGGCTTCATGGGTCAGGCAGAGGCGGCCCGCGTGGCCATCGCAAGGGCCCTCGTGGAGTGGACCAACGACATGAACCTCAAGGAAAAGTTTATGAAGTACGACAGGACAATGCTCGTCGGGGACAGCAGGCGCACCGAGCCGCACAAGCCCAACCGCTCGACCAAGGGTCCGCGCGCCAAGAGGCAGAAGTCCTACCGCTGA
- a CDS encoding pyridoxal phosphate-dependent aminotransferase yields the protein MIRASERAMGIEYAIRDVVLPARELEKKGVKVIRLNIGDPGKYDFQPPKHMRDAYCRAIQEGHNYYGPSEGLPEMREAVVQREREKNGVDITADDVRVTAAVTEALQLIFGSLLNPGDNILVPSPSYPPYVGLVKFYAAEPREYLTVEENGWQPDVDDMRKRIDERTKAIALINPNNPTGALYEKKTIKEILDLAGEYGLPVISDEIYDLMTYAGKHVSPGSLTKDVPVIVMNGMSKVYFATGWRLGYFYYVDPENKLEEVREAIDKMARIRICPSTPAQFAAIAGLTGSMDYLEDYMAKLKERRDYIYKRLQEIPGISTTKPQGAFYIFPRIEERSKWKNDKEFVLDALHEAHVLFVHGSGFGKAGEWHFRIVFLPPVEVLEEAMNNFETFMKKRLAE from the coding sequence ATGATTCGTGCATCCGAGAGGGCCATGGGTATTGAGTACGCCATCAGAGACGTCGTTCTCCCCGCGAGGGAGCTTGAGAAAAAGGGCGTAAAGGTCATCCGGCTCAACATAGGCGACCCCGGAAAGTACGACTTCCAGCCACCGAAGCACATGAGGGACGCCTACTGTCGGGCAATTCAGGAGGGGCACAACTACTACGGTCCGAGCGAGGGCCTGCCCGAGATGAGGGAGGCCGTGGTTCAACGGGAGAGGGAGAAAAACGGCGTCGATATAACCGCCGACGACGTCAGGGTTACGGCGGCGGTTACAGAGGCGCTCCAGCTCATATTCGGCTCCCTCCTCAACCCGGGCGACAACATACTCGTCCCGAGCCCGAGCTATCCCCCCTACGTGGGTCTCGTGAAATTCTACGCCGCAGAGCCGAGGGAGTACCTGACGGTCGAGGAGAACGGCTGGCAACCGGACGTAGACGATATGCGGAAGAGAATCGACGAGAGGACGAAGGCCATAGCCCTCATAAACCCGAACAACCCGACGGGGGCGCTCTACGAGAAGAAGACGATTAAGGAGATACTCGATTTGGCCGGCGAGTACGGCCTGCCGGTGATAAGCGACGAGATATACGACCTCATGACCTACGCGGGGAAGCACGTCTCCCCGGGTTCGCTCACGAAGGACGTTCCGGTTATTGTGATGAACGGCATGTCCAAGGTCTACTTCGCCACGGGATGGCGCCTGGGCTACTTCTACTACGTCGACCCCGAGAACAAACTCGAGGAGGTCAGGGAAGCGATAGACAAGATGGCGCGGATAAGGATATGCCCCAGCACCCCCGCCCAGTTCGCCGCCATAGCTGGCTTAACAGGCTCGATGGACTACCTTGAGGATTACATGGCCAAACTCAAGGAGAGGAGGGACTACATCTACAAGCGCCTTCAGGAGATCCCCGGAATAAGCACTACCAAGCCGCAGGGGGCGTTCTACATCTTCCCGAGGATAGAGGAGCGCTCAAAGTGGAAGAACGACAAGGAATTCGTCCTGGATGCCCTCCACGAGGCCCACGTGCTCTTCGTTCACGGTTCCGGCTTCGGAAAGGCCGGAGAGTGGCACTTCAGGATAGTGTTCCTGCCGCCGGTCGAGGTGCTCGAGGAGGCGATGAACAACTTCGAGACCTTCATGAAGAAGAGGCTCGCAGAGTGA
- a CDS encoding PadR family transcriptional regulator, with amino-acid sequence MTTPMERLKNKITKEVLWLYILRLLKERPMYAYELKERIKEAFDFEPATVSSYVVLYKLEKEGYVTAEWQESETGKPSRKYYRLTPEGEKLFEEGVAFLENMLSKLKG; translated from the coding sequence ATGACGACCCCCATGGAGAGGCTCAAAAATAAGATAACGAAGGAGGTTCTGTGGCTCTACATCCTGAGGCTTTTGAAGGAGAGGCCCATGTACGCCTACGAGCTCAAGGAGAGGATAAAGGAGGCCTTCGACTTCGAACCCGCAACCGTCAGCTCTTACGTGGTCCTTTACAAGCTGGAGAAGGAGGGGTACGTTACCGCGGAGTGGCAGGAGAGCGAGACCGGGAAACCGTCCAGGAAGTACTACAGACTCACACCCGAGGGTGAAAAGCTCTTTGAGGAGGGTGTGGCTTTTCTCGAGAACATGCTCTCAAAACTCAAAGGATGA
- a CDS encoding MoaD/ThiS family protein has translation MIRVKVLGRGVEKEIEWRKGMTIKDVLHELGFNTESAIARLNGRVALEDERVKDGDYVEVIPVVSGG, from the coding sequence ATGATAAGGGTGAAGGTCCTCGGGAGGGGAGTGGAAAAGGAAATCGAGTGGCGGAAGGGTATGACGATTAAAGACGTCCTCCACGAGCTCGGCTTCAACACGGAGAGCGCCATAGCGAGGCTCAACGGAAGGGTCGCCCTCGAGGACGAGAGGGTGAAGGACGGGGATTACGTCGAGGTTATCCCGGTCGTTTCGGGAGGATGA
- a CDS encoding 50S ribosomal protein L40e: MARFPEAEARIFRKYVCMRCGATNPWGAKKCRKCGYKGLRPKAREPRGGMGR; this comes from the coding sequence ATGGCGAGATTCCCAGAGGCTGAGGCAAGGATATTTAGAAAGTACGTCTGCATGCGCTGTGGCGCTACCAATCCCTGGGGAGCAAAGAAGTGCAGGAAGTGCGGTTACAAAGGTCTTCGCCCGAAGGCCAGGGAACCGCGCGGTGGAATGGGACGCTGA
- a CDS encoding HTH domain-containing protein, translating to MVEVELVFKVLKEAGKPLKSKEIAELAGIDKKDVDKAIKVLKKEGRIISPKRCYYAPAE from the coding sequence ATGGTGGAGGTTGAGCTTGTTTTCAAGGTTCTGAAGGAAGCGGGAAAACCTCTGAAGAGCAAGGAGATAGCCGAGCTCGCGGGAATCGACAAAAAGGATGTCGATAAGGCCATCAAAGTCCTCAAGAAGGAGGGTAGGATAATCTCCCCGAAGCGTTGCTACTATGCCCCGGCGGAGTGA
- the rpsB gene encoding 30S ribosomal protein S2: MEEYLVPLDQYLAAGVHIGTQQKTQDMKKFIYRVRQDGLYVLDVRKTDERLRTAGKFLAKFDPTSILAVSVRLYGQKPVKKFGEVTGARAIPGRFLPGTMTNPQVKNFIEPDVLIVTDPRADHQAMKEAIEIGIPIVALVDTENFLSYVDLAIPTNNKGRKALALIYWILAREILYNRKEIESREDFKVPVEEFEMRIVRT; the protein is encoded by the coding sequence ATGGAGGAATACCTTGTTCCACTCGACCAGTACCTTGCCGCGGGTGTCCACATCGGCACCCAGCAGAAGACCCAGGACATGAAGAAGTTCATATACCGCGTCAGGCAGGACGGCCTCTACGTCCTTGACGTCAGGAAAACCGACGAGAGGCTCCGGACGGCCGGTAAGTTCCTCGCCAAGTTTGATCCGACCAGCATACTCGCGGTCAGCGTCAGGCTCTACGGTCAGAAACCCGTCAAGAAGTTCGGGGAGGTCACCGGTGCCAGGGCCATCCCAGGCCGTTTCCTGCCGGGGACGATGACCAACCCGCAGGTAAAGAACTTCATAGAGCCGGACGTCCTCATAGTAACGGACCCGAGGGCCGACCACCAGGCCATGAAGGAGGCCATCGAGATCGGGATCCCGATAGTGGCCCTCGTCGATACCGAGAACTTCCTCAGCTACGTTGACCTGGCGATCCCGACCAACAACAAGGGAAGAAAAGCCCTTGCGCTCATCTACTGGATCCTCGCGAGGGAGATCCTCTACAACAGGAAGGAGATAGAGAGCAGAGAGGACTTCAAGGTTCCGGTTGAGGAGTTTGAGATGAGGATAGTGAGGACCTGA
- a CDS encoding FUN14 domain-containing protein — protein sequence MDLSVAGITGDVGVGAVAGFLTGFALKKVMKIAMALIGAYLLSLFWLQQKGVITINTDKLFNLTGNLTSQVVSLSQKAIGILPGTGAFIAGFYLGFQKG from the coding sequence ATGGATCTAAGCGTGGCTGGAATTACGGGTGACGTGGGAGTCGGAGCGGTGGCAGGTTTCCTGACGGGATTCGCCCTGAAGAAGGTTATGAAGATAGCGATGGCCTTAATAGGTGCCTACCTGCTCAGTCTCTTCTGGCTTCAGCAGAAGGGCGTGATAACGATAAACACGGACAAGCTGTTCAACCTTACCGGTAATTTGACATCCCAGGTGGTTTCCCTCAGTCAGAAGGCAATCGGCATCCTCCCGGGTACGGGGGCGTTCATAGCCGGCTTCTACCTCGGTTTCCAAAAAGGTTAA
- a CDS encoding DNA-directed RNA polymerase subunit N, which yields MIVPVRCFTCGRVIGDKYYEFKARVEKGEDPEKVLDDLGVERYCCRRTLLSHVELIDDVMVYKVY from the coding sequence GTGATAGTTCCCGTAAGGTGCTTCACGTGCGGAAGGGTCATAGGGGACAAGTACTACGAGTTTAAGGCGAGGGTAGAGAAGGGTGAGGACCCCGAGAAGGTGCTCGACGACCTCGGGGTCGAGAGGTACTGCTGCAGGCGGACCCTGCTGAGTCACGTTGAGCTCATAGACGACGTGATGGTTTACAAGGTATACTGA